TCGGGCCGCGCGTGGGAGGCACCCTGCTGGAGGTCCGACCGGTCACCGGGCGAACCCACCAGATCCGGGTCCACGCCGCATCGGCGGGCCATCCCATCCTGGGGGACCGGCGCTACGGGGAGGCAGTGTCCGGGGCCGCGCCGCGCATGCTCCTCCACGCCTGGAAGACTACCTTCCCGCTTCCCTCGGGAGGAGTCCGGACCGTGGAGGCGCCGATCCCGGAGGCCTTCGGTAAAGGGTAGGGTCATCCGCGGGGCCGAGGGCCGCAGGCCCCCCAAGGGAGGAAGCACCGATGGAGAACGCGCCGCTCGCCACCCACGTCTTCCTGCTGGCCGTGCCCGCCGCCTTCGTGGTCGGGGCGCTCCTGGTCTTCGTATGGGGGAAGCGCCGTGAGTCCTGACTGGATGATCGCCTCCGTCGTCGCCGCCTACATGGCCGCCCTCCTGGTGATCGGGGCCCTCGCGGCCCGCCTCACCCGTTCGCCGGAGGATTTCTTTCTCGCCGGCCGGTCCATCGGCTCCTGGGTGACCGCCATCTCCTCCACCGCCTCCTCCGAGTCGGGCTGGGTGGTCCTCGGCGCCGTGGGCATGACGTACGCGGGGGGCGTTTCGGCTCTCTGGTACGCGCCGGGATGCCTTGCCGGCTACGTCGTGAACCTGTACCTGGTCGCGCCTCGTCTGAGACGGGAGGCCGCCGCCAGAGGCTCCTTGACCCTGCCCGATTTCCTGTGCGACCGGCTGGGCGATCCGGGCCACATCCTGCGGCTCGCCTCGGTCCTGGTGATCTTCGTGTCGCTCGGCGGGTACGTGGCCGCCCAGCTCACCGCCACGGGCAAGGCCATGGAGGCCATCCTCGGCCTTCCCTACGGAACGGGCGTCGTGGCGGGCGGTGTCGTGATTCTCGTCTACACGCTTCTGGGGGGATTTAGAGCTGTTTCCTGGACCGATTTCGTCCAGGGCCTGATCATGGTCTTCGCCCTCGTTCTGATGCCGCTCCTCGTCCTTCGCGAAGCGGGCGGATATTCGGCGGTCCTTGCGGCTCTCTCCGAAACGGATCCGAACCTCACGCTTGTCACCGGCGGAAAGACCGGATTCGCCCTCTTCGGGCTCGTTACGGGACTCTTCGGCATCGGGCTCGGCTACCCCGGTCAGCCCCACGTGCTGACCCGCTACATGGCCGCCTCGGGGGAGGAGAAGATCCGGCAGACCCAGGTCATCGCCCTGGTTTGGGGAGTCCTCGTCTTTTACGGGGCGGGCTTCTTGGGCCTGGCGGGCCGGGTGGTCCTGCCGGGGTTGAAGGACCCCGAACAGCTTTTCCCCCTCCTGTCGCGGCAGATGCTCCACCCCCTCCTGGCGGGGGTCATGCTGGCGGCCATCCTCTCGGCCATCATGTCCACCGTTTCCTCCCAGCTCTTGGTGGCCGCTTCGGCGGTGAGCCGGGACCTCTTCGAAAAGGTCTTCGGTGTCGCCACGACGGGCCGGGCTTCTCTTTTGGCGGGCCGGGCGGCCGTGGTGGTCCTGGGCGCGGCGGCCATGGCGGTGGCCGTGGGCGAGGTGAGGGTCGTCTTCTGGTTTGTCCTCTTCGCCTGGTCCGGTCTCGGCGCGGCCTTCGGGCCGGTGATTCTGCTCTCCCTGTGGACCCGGTCGGTGACCCGATGGGGAGCCGTGGCGGGGATCGCCACGGGTTTCCTCGTCACCGTCCTTTGGAAGGTCGCGGGGCTGTCGGACCGGATCGTCTACGAACTCGTCCCGGCCTTCCTCCTGGCGGGTCTGGCCACCCTTGCGGCGAGCGCCCTGGACCGGCGCACGGGGAAGCTCGCCTGATGCCGCCCACCGCTTCCTCGGCGTTCCGCTCCGGGGACCCGTGGTAGACTTCGACCGAGGAGCACGCATGTTCTGGCTCACGTACACGGTGGACGGGGAGACGCGGCGGCTCCTGCTCGCCAAGGAGCGGGTCTCCCTCGGCCGCATGCCGGACAGCGACCTGGTGGTTCCCGACCACACGGTCTCCCGCCGTCACGCGGATCTCGTGCGGACCGCGGAAGGATGGAAGATCGTGGACCTCGGCTCCCGAAACGGCACCCGCGTCAACGACGTCGCCGTCCACGAAAGCCCTCTGTCCTCCGGGGACACGATTCACCTGGGGTCGTTTCCATTGCGGTTCGAGGAGGACATCCGGGACCGGGTCCAGATCACTCCATCCGAGGAGGACGGACTCGTCACCGAGGGGACGATCATCCGGCCCGTGGAGGAGATCCAGAGCGCATTGGGCCTCGCCGAGCTGGAGAAGCCCGCGGCGGCCCCCGCGCTGCAAGACGTCCAGCGCCTCTCCCGGGTGAGCCGGATCCTCTCCGTCCTCTCGGAGGTCTCCCGCACGCTCCTCTCCGCCGACGACGTGGAGGGCGTCCTCGAGAAAATCCTCGACGTGGTTTTCGAGTATCTTCCGGCGCAGCAGGCCGTGATCCTCCTGGTGGACCCGAAGACCGGCGCCCTCGAATCCCGCGCCGTTCGGCAGACGGGGAAGGGTACGGGCCCCATCCGGATCAGTTCCAGCATCGCCCGGAAGTCGCGGGAGGATGGGGTGGCCATCCTTTGTCACGACGCCCAGGTGGACCCGCGGTTCAAGGCCGGGGAAAGCATCCGTTTCCTCGGGATCCGCTCGGCCCTGTGCGTGCCGCTGAAGCTCAAGGACAAGGTTCTCGGCATCATTTACGCGGACACCCCTCTCAAGACCAAGGCCTTCGGGGACTTCGACCTGGACCTCCTCTCCGCACTTTCGGGCTATGCCGCCATGGGCATCCGCCAGGCGGAGCTCCGCGCCGCGGTGGAGGCAGAGCGCCGCGCCAAGGCCCGCCTGGAGCGGTACCACTCCCCCTCGGTGGTCCGGCGCATCATCAGCGCCGGCGAGGCCGCCGAAGGCATCGCTCTGGACGTGCGCGAGGTGACCGGGACGGTTCTCTTCGCCGATCTGGTGGGCTTCACCTCCATGACGGAGAACATGCCCCCCGGGGAGGTGGCGCACATGCTCAACGCGTGCTTCTCGCGCATGACGGACGTGATCTTCGGCCACGAGGGGACCCTGGACAAGTTCATCGGCGACTGCGTGATGGCCGTCTTCGGCGCGCCCATCCCGACCCAGGACCATGCCGTGCGCGCGGTCCAATGCGCGCTGGACATGCGCTGGGCGCTGGAGAAATTGAACCGCGAGCAGGCCGACAAGCCGCCCCTGGTCTTCCGATTCGGAATCAATTCGGGGCCTCTGGTGGCCGGGGACATCGGCAGCGTTCGCCGGATGGAGTTCACCGTCCTCGGGGCCACGGTCAACGCCGCCTCCCGCATCGAAACGTCCATCGCCCGGCCCGGCCAGATCCTCGTCGGCGAGGCCACCTACCACCTGGCCAAGGACGAGTTCCTCTTCGAGAAGGTCGGGGACATGGAGGTCAAGGGCCTCTCCAAGCCGCTGGCCGTCTACGAGGTCAAGGGCCAGATCGAAGACGACCCTGGAGGAAGGTCCTAGGGTTCAGGGCGCCTCTCCCTCGGAACTTCCCTTCGACCCATCAACCTCCCCTCTTTTCCTTCTCCGCTCTCTCAGCACCTCAACCACCCCGGGAATCCAGGAGACGATGATCACCGTGAGGATGATGAGGTGCAGGTACCGGTCCACCCCGGGGATCCGCCCCATGAAGAAACCGGCCGTCGTCATGCTGAGGATCCAGCCGATTCCCCCGAAAACGTTGAAGCAGAGGAACCGGCGGTACTCCATGCGCCCCACTCCAGCGACGACGGGGGCGAAGGTGCGAATGACGGGGACGAAGCGGGCCAGGACGATGGTCTTGCCGCCGTACTTCTCGTAAAAGTGTTGGGCCTTGACGAGGTGGTTCGGATTGAAGAGGAGGGATTTCGGCCGCTTGAAGATCAGGGGCCCCGTCCGGTATCCGATGGAATAGCCGGTGGAGTCGCCCACGATGGCGGCGGCGGAAAGGAGCCAGAAGAGGGTCCAGAGGTCCAGGTAGCCCTGGCCGGCCATGATCCCTGCCGTCACGAGGAGGGAGTCGCCCGGGAGGAAGAAACCCACGAGCAGCCCGGTCTCGGCGAAGACGATCCCGAAGAGGACCGGATAACTTCCCCAGGCGATGAGGGCCTTGAGCTTCTCGGGATCGTGCAGGGCGGCGAGCCACTCCATCCGGACCCTCCTCCGTGCGGGAGGTCCCGCCGGAAGGGCAGGATGGCGGAAACGCGCCCCGAAGTCAAAGGCCGGAAGGACGGGAAGCGGGACCCCGGGTTCCCCTCAGAGAGTCGGGATGAGGGGACTGGACAGGAACGAAGACAGGCGGGCGAGGGCGCCCGCCCCACGGATCTCGCCTGTCTGCATTGTTTCCAAATCCCAAATCCCAAATCCCAAATCCCCCTTCCCCCTTCCCCCTCCTATCCTGTTTCACTCTTGTGACCTTTCCCGCCACCCCGGAAAGAACAGGGTGACGGCGAGAACCGGGCGCGCCCAGAATCGGATACCGGCTCCGCTTGGAAAGGATGGTGGAAAATGAACTCCAGGAAACTCTTCGCGGTGACGCTGGCGATTCTGCTTACGGCCACGATGGCGTTCGGTGCGACGAAGAAGAAGGCCGACTACAAGCTCTCCACGCTCCGCACGATCTCAGGCACGGTCACGGCCGTGTCCATGGACGCGGGGATCCAATACCCCAGCTTCGCCCTCGACTCAAACGAAGGAGCCCTGACCGTTCACCTCGGCCCCTACTGGTACCTCGTTTCGGAGAACTTCGCGGTGGCGGTGGGCGATTCGGTGACGGCTCGCGTGACCTCTTGCCCGCGGACCCCTGTGGCCACCGACGTGACGGCCTTCTCGGTGACCGTGGACACAACGGGCGTCTCCATCCTCCTGCGCGATGAGGCCACGGGGCTTCCCCTCTGGATGAACGGCCAGGGCG
This genomic window from Acidobacteriota bacterium contains:
- a CDS encoding VTT domain-containing protein, whose product is MEWLAALHDPEKLKALIAWGSYPVLFGIVFAETGLLVGFFLPGDSLLVTAGIMAGQGYLDLWTLFWLLSAAAIVGDSTGYSIGYRTGPLIFKRPKSLLFNPNHLVKAQHFYEKYGGKTIVLARFVPVIRTFAPVVAGVGRMEYRRFLCFNVFGGIGWILSMTTAGFFMGRIPGVDRYLHLIILTVIIVSWIPGVVEVLRERRRKRGEVDGSKGSSEGEAP
- a CDS encoding sodium/proline symporter, translating into MSPDWMIASVVAAYMAALLVIGALAARLTRSPEDFFLAGRSIGSWVTAISSTASSESGWVVLGAVGMTYAGGVSALWYAPGCLAGYVVNLYLVAPRLRREAAARGSLTLPDFLCDRLGDPGHILRLASVLVIFVSLGGYVAAQLTATGKAMEAILGLPYGTGVVAGGVVILVYTLLGGFRAVSWTDFVQGLIMVFALVLMPLLVLREAGGYSAVLAALSETDPNLTLVTGGKTGFALFGLVTGLFGIGLGYPGQPHVLTRYMAASGEEKIRQTQVIALVWGVLVFYGAGFLGLAGRVVLPGLKDPEQLFPLLSRQMLHPLLAGVMLAAILSAIMSTVSSQLLVAASAVSRDLFEKVFGVATTGRASLLAGRAAVVVLGAAAMAVAVGEVRVVFWFVLFAWSGLGAAFGPVILLSLWTRSVTRWGAVAGIATGFLVTVLWKVAGLSDRIVYELVPAFLLAGLATLAASALDRRTGKLA
- a CDS encoding adenylate/guanylate cyclase domain-containing protein — translated: MFWLTYTVDGETRRLLLAKERVSLGRMPDSDLVVPDHTVSRRHADLVRTAEGWKIVDLGSRNGTRVNDVAVHESPLSSGDTIHLGSFPLRFEEDIRDRVQITPSEEDGLVTEGTIIRPVEEIQSALGLAELEKPAAAPALQDVQRLSRVSRILSVLSEVSRTLLSADDVEGVLEKILDVVFEYLPAQQAVILLVDPKTGALESRAVRQTGKGTGPIRISSSIARKSREDGVAILCHDAQVDPRFKAGESIRFLGIRSALCVPLKLKDKVLGIIYADTPLKTKAFGDFDLDLLSALSGYAAMGIRQAELRAAVEAERRAKARLERYHSPSVVRRIISAGEAAEGIALDVREVTGTVLFADLVGFTSMTENMPPGEVAHMLNACFSRMTDVIFGHEGTLDKFIGDCVMAVFGAPIPTQDHAVRAVQCALDMRWALEKLNREQADKPPLVFRFGINSGPLVAGDIGSVRRMEFTVLGATVNAASRIETSIARPGQILVGEATYHLAKDEFLFEKVGDMEVKGLSKPLAVYEVKGQIEDDPGGRS